A window of the Desulforapulum autotrophicum HRM2 genome harbors these coding sequences:
- a CDS encoding 4'-phosphopantetheinyl transferase family protein — translation MEIVVEETVMKKTIVKRSVETQQTSAPVITCFEAVPGVKVCCMTITSFLEVCLAGKDFTNFHTQRNLSFKPDWFSRDFLSMGEIDTINRFKSLKKQIEWMAGRFLVKIMVEQTFDTPVALTEITIDHQDQGAPFLRGYPDLRISISHSGDYAGVALTIQTDMDMGVDIEQIGKAPDPGFMRLAFTQREIQAMETTPRKIFTHWTVKEAFLKLIKKGFNQSLHQVEIIGNTILFKGEKTPVTVVSRPLGTNYAISVVIGGSGPQPIPAP, via the coding sequence ATGGAGATTGTTGTGGAAGAAACCGTTATGAAAAAAACCATTGTGAAAAGATCCGTTGAGACCCAGCAAACCAGCGCCCCGGTCATAACCTGCTTTGAAGCAGTTCCAGGCGTCAAGGTCTGTTGTATGACCATCACATCTTTTCTTGAGGTGTGCCTGGCTGGAAAGGATTTCACAAATTTTCACACACAACGGAATCTGTCGTTCAAACCAGACTGGTTTTCCAGAGATTTTCTTTCCATGGGGGAAATCGACACGATCAACCGGTTTAAGAGCCTTAAAAAACAGATCGAATGGATGGCAGGGCGGTTTCTGGTGAAAATTATGGTCGAACAGACCTTTGACACTCCAGTTGCCCTGACGGAAATAACCATCGATCACCAGGATCAGGGTGCCCCCTTTTTAAGGGGGTATCCCGATCTCAGAATCTCCATCTCCCATTCGGGTGACTATGCAGGGGTCGCCTTGACCATCCAGACGGATATGGACATGGGGGTTGACATTGAACAAATCGGGAAGGCCCCGGACCCAGGATTCATGAGACTTGCCTTTACCCAGAGGGAGATCCAGGCCATGGAAACGACACCCAGAAAAATTTTCACCCATTGGACGGTGAAGGAGGCCTTTCTGAAGCTGATCAAAAAAGGATTCAACCAGAGTCTTCACCAGGTTGAAATCATTGGCAACACCATCCTGTTCAAGGGAGAAAAAACCCCTGTCACAGTGGTGAGCAGGCCCCTCGGCACCAACTATGCCATCTCTGTTGTCATTGGCGGATCTGGACCTCAACCAATACCTGCCCCCTGA
- a CDS encoding DUF429 domain-containing protein has translation MTITAILGIDLSGPTNTKDTVAAAFKPVKGGLTCTDIITEGGDGQILSLAEKLNASGTLAVGLDAPLSYNPGGGDRPADRQLRQTLTRVGLKSGTIMPPTMNRMVYLTLRGMALARMLETVCTDVFIAEIHPAGAMALRKAPAADVRNLKSDQEARARLLAWMTAQGLSGIEKKKDISDHYVAACAAALGIWHLASGTPAWRFAPEPPFHPFNVAC, from the coding sequence ATGACCATTACCGCCATTCTCGGCATTGATCTGTCCGGCCCGACCAATACCAAAGATACCGTTGCAGCCGCCTTTAAACCTGTCAAAGGCGGACTGACCTGCACCGATATTATCACGGAAGGGGGTGACGGGCAGATTCTGTCCCTGGCAGAGAAACTGAACGCTTCAGGCACCCTGGCCGTGGGCCTGGATGCCCCGCTTTCCTACAATCCCGGCGGCGGAGACCGTCCAGCAGACCGGCAACTGCGCCAGACCCTGACCCGGGTCGGCCTCAAATCCGGGACCATCATGCCACCCACCATGAACCGGATGGTCTATCTCACCCTGAGGGGCATGGCACTGGCCCGAATGCTCGAAACGGTGTGCACCGATGTCTTTATTGCGGAGATCCACCCAGCCGGGGCCATGGCATTGCGCAAAGCCCCGGCAGCAGATGTAAGAAATCTCAAATCGGATCAAGAGGCCCGCGCCAGACTTCTGGCATGGATGACAGCCCAAGGGCTATCGGGGATCGAGAAAAAAAAGGATATCAGCGACCATTATGTGGCGGCCTGTGCCGCAGCCCTGGGTATCTGGCATTTAGCCTCAGGCACCCCGGCCTGGCGGTTTGCGCCAGAACCACCCTTCCATCCCTTTAACGTGGCCTGCTGA
- the pncA gene encoding bifunctional nicotinamidase/pyrazinamidase: MSKIPSPDARAVTGVIVVDLQGDFTTLKQGSLAVDGTDSTYVKTVEQVTLRLRAKGFTLFATQDWHPRDHVSFFTSHPGKHPFETVEIDGLSQTLWPPHCVADSENAGILMDPSFFSMVVKKGTCKDYDSYSGFQDQGGTSTELERLLRAGKITRLIVYGLATDYCVKATALDAAKRGFEVFVVKDLCRGVSVDTTRAALEEMAQHGINIITMADL, translated from the coding sequence ATGTCAAAAATACCAAGCCCGGATGCCCGGGCTGTCACCGGGGTGATTGTCGTGGATCTCCAGGGCGACTTCACCACCCTGAAACAGGGCTCCCTTGCCGTGGACGGCACGGATTCAACCTATGTTAAAACCGTCGAGCAGGTCACATTGCGCCTTAGAGCAAAAGGATTCACTCTGTTCGCAACCCAGGATTGGCACCCCCGGGACCATGTATCGTTTTTTACCAGCCACCCGGGCAAACACCCCTTTGAAACTGTTGAGATTGATGGTCTCTCCCAGACCCTCTGGCCCCCCCACTGTGTGGCGGATAGTGAAAATGCCGGGATTCTCATGGACCCCTCCTTTTTTTCCATGGTGGTAAAAAAGGGAACCTGCAAAGATTACGACAGCTATTCCGGGTTCCAGGACCAGGGTGGCACCTCCACTGAACTGGAGAGGCTTCTCCGGGCGGGCAAGATTACCCGGCTCATCGTCTACGGCCTTGCAACCGATTATTGCGTCAAGGCCACAGCTCTGGATGCGGCAAAAAGAGGGTTTGAGGTGTTTGTTGTCAAAGATCTCTGTCGGGGAGTCTCCGTGGATACCACAAGGGCGGCCCTGGAAGAGATGGCTCAACACGGTATCAACATCATCACCATGGCAGATTTATAG
- a CDS encoding response regulator transcription factor translates to MEDAEKKRILVIEDEQHIAEGIKLNLNMQGYGVRIAPDGVAGLELWRQWHPDLIILDIMLPMIDGLTVLKKIRSEDEKLPVLILSAKGNAEDRVRGLRCGVDDYLAKPFDLDEFLLRVDRLLARKSWYAGENQTPEDNDLPFPGETYTFGENQVNFITCEARSTAGTIALTEQEIKLLKVFIANRGRPVSRQKLLAAGWGYSSSTTTRTVDNFMVRFRKYFEADSKNPVYFKSRRSVGYIFDHD, encoded by the coding sequence ATGGAAGATGCTGAAAAAAAGCGTATCCTGGTAATTGAGGATGAACAGCACATAGCAGAGGGGATCAAGCTTAACCTGAATATGCAGGGGTATGGGGTAAGGATTGCGCCGGACGGGGTTGCAGGCCTGGAGCTGTGGCGTCAGTGGCATCCGGATCTCATCATTCTTGATATCATGCTGCCCATGATTGACGGGTTGACGGTTTTGAAAAAGATTCGCAGCGAGGATGAAAAGCTGCCCGTGCTCATTCTTTCGGCAAAGGGCAATGCCGAGGACAGGGTTCGAGGGCTTCGCTGCGGTGTGGATGATTACCTTGCCAAACCCTTTGACCTTGACGAATTCCTGTTGAGGGTTGATCGCCTTCTTGCCAGAAAGTCATGGTACGCCGGTGAAAACCAGACTCCAGAGGACAACGATCTGCCCTTTCCAGGTGAGACCTACACCTTTGGCGAAAATCAGGTCAACTTCATCACCTGTGAGGCCAGGTCAACGGCCGGCACCATTGCGCTTACCGAGCAGGAGATCAAACTTTTAAAGGTGTTCATAGCCAACCGTGGAAGACCCGTCTCCCGTCAGAAACTCCTTGCGGCAGGCTGGGGATACTCAAGCAGTACCACCACCCGGACCGTTGACAATTTCATGGTCCGGTTCAGAAAATACTTTGAGGCGGATTCTAAAAACCCGGTCTACTTTAAAAGCCGTCGATCGGTGGGATATATTTTTGACCATGACTAA
- a CDS encoding sensor histidine kinase translates to MQIQTSSKWYLHPVLIFACSILALAGALVITVSWYMEITAALEVIIKKFHIDPGQIFPSKSGMIFLVLTLLITVVLAGIFMAFFYYQRTVRLFRLQHNFIYNFTHELKTPVTSLKIYLETFMRHTLAPEVTRKYTGYMLGDVNRLIGNINAILNLARIESRNYGAELNHEDLVQVTQNFCEKNSSLFRSLSITIRNPEDRRFVYPVNLLLFEMLLMNILSNAEKYNESKKPGVDILFRTHKQRLCIDFSDNGIGIEKKEIRKIFRKFYQAGRHDSAHVRGSGLGLYLVFSIARIHGWKVAAKSQGRGEGATFTLTSPREETGDIKGRNLWKMLKKSVSW, encoded by the coding sequence GTGCAGATTCAGACATCTTCCAAATGGTATCTTCATCCGGTTCTTATTTTTGCCTGTTCGATCCTGGCCCTTGCAGGTGCCCTTGTCATCACCGTATCCTGGTACATGGAGATCACTGCAGCCCTTGAGGTGATCATCAAGAAGTTTCACATCGATCCAGGGCAGATTTTTCCATCAAAGAGCGGGATGATTTTTCTGGTTCTGACCCTGCTTATTACAGTGGTCCTAGCTGGAATTTTCATGGCGTTTTTTTATTACCAGCGTACGGTTCGACTTTTCAGGCTTCAGCACAACTTTATCTATAATTTTACCCATGAACTAAAAACCCCTGTCACCTCGCTTAAGATTTACCTTGAGACCTTCATGCGCCACACCCTTGCCCCCGAGGTCACCAGAAAATATACCGGGTATATGCTCGGGGATGTTAATCGGCTTATCGGTAATATCAACGCCATTCTCAACCTTGCCAGGATAGAGAGTCGTAATTACGGGGCGGAACTCAACCATGAGGATCTGGTCCAGGTGACACAAAATTTTTGTGAAAAAAACAGCTCACTTTTCCGGTCCCTTTCCATCACCATCCGCAACCCTGAAGATCGGCGTTTTGTTTATCCGGTAAACCTTCTTTTGTTTGAGATGCTTCTCATGAATATTCTGTCCAATGCGGAAAAGTACAATGAATCAAAAAAACCAGGGGTGGATATTCTTTTTCGTACCCACAAGCAGCGACTGTGTATCGATTTCTCAGACAACGGCATTGGTATTGAAAAGAAGGAAATTCGTAAAATATTCAGGAAATTTTACCAGGCAGGACGGCACGACAGTGCCCATGTCAGGGGCAGCGGTCTGGGGCTCTATCTGGTGTTCAGTATTGCCCGCATACACGGTTGGAAGGTTGCAGCTAAAAGTCAGGGCAGGGGAGAAGGTGCAACTTTTACCCTGACCTCACCCAGGGAAGAGACGGGCGACATTAAGGGGAGAAATTTATGGAAGATGCTGAAAAAAAGCGTATCCTGGTAA
- a CDS encoding response regulator — protein MGENTGIKILTIDDEPYIRESIKSFLEDFGFDVIAAEDGRNGLKLFESQRPDLVLCDLRMPEMDGLEVLEAVTKTSPETPIIVVSGAGNILDTVEALRLGAWDYIIKPIQDMNVLFHAVGKGLERARLIREKNQYQQDLEKANARLKTSLDTLERTRDQLVQSEKMAALGGLVAGVAHEINTPVGIGVTAASFLQSKTETLQRLYGKGDLKRSDLENYLATVDEVAHSILINMERAAELISSFKQVAVDQSSQEQRCFNLEAYIREVLLSLGPKIKKTGHEVEVKSSGDMEVSSYPGAYSQIVSNLVINSLLHGFKDGKKGRMTIDIRRHRENDQDQILFVYQDTGQGMSLEQIAKVFDPFYTTMRGRGGTGLGMSIVFNLVTQTLGGTIHCKSSPGRGVEFIMEIPVPSRENNPGGE, from the coding sequence ATGGGTGAGAACACCGGTATTAAAATTTTGACCATTGATGATGAGCCCTATATCCGGGAAAGCATCAAGAGTTTTCTGGAGGATTTCGGGTTTGATGTCATCGCGGCAGAGGACGGTCGCAATGGGCTTAAACTTTTTGAAAGTCAACGCCCGGATCTTGTGCTCTGTGATCTGAGAATGCCGGAAATGGATGGACTTGAGGTGCTTGAAGCTGTTACAAAGACCTCCCCTGAAACCCCCATCATCGTGGTGTCGGGTGCCGGTAACATCCTAGACACGGTTGAAGCCCTTCGTCTGGGTGCCTGGGACTACATCATCAAGCCAATCCAGGACATGAATGTGCTCTTTCATGCTGTGGGTAAGGGACTTGAGCGTGCCCGGTTGATTCGTGAAAAAAATCAGTACCAGCAGGATCTTGAAAAGGCCAATGCCCGGTTAAAAACATCCCTTGATACCCTTGAAAGAACCCGGGATCAGCTGGTACAGTCAGAGAAAATGGCGGCCCTGGGGGGACTTGTTGCGGGAGTTGCCCACGAGATCAACACCCCGGTGGGCATCGGGGTTACGGCTGCATCATTTCTACAGTCAAAGACAGAAACGCTTCAGCGTCTGTATGGCAAAGGTGACCTTAAACGAAGTGATCTTGAAAATTATCTTGCCACCGTTGACGAGGTGGCCCATTCAATATTGATCAACATGGAACGGGCAGCGGAACTGATCTCAAGTTTCAAGCAGGTTGCCGTAGACCAGTCAAGTCAGGAACAAAGATGTTTTAACCTTGAGGCATATATTCGAGAGGTGTTGCTCAGTCTGGGGCCAAAAATTAAAAAAACCGGCCATGAAGTTGAGGTGAAAAGTTCCGGAGACATGGAGGTCTCTTCCTATCCCGGGGCCTATTCCCAGATTGTTAGTAACCTTGTGATCAATTCGTTGCTCCACGGGTTTAAGGATGGTAAAAAAGGGCGAATGACCATTGACATTCGTCGTCACAGGGAGAATGATCAGGATCAAATCCTTTTTGTATACCAGGATACTGGACAGGGCATGTCCCTGGAGCAGATTGCCAAGGTGTTTGATCCCTTTTATACCACAATGCGGGGCAGGGGGGGCACGGGGCTGGGCATGTCCATTGTGTTTAATCTGGTGACCCAGACCCTTGGCGGCACCATCCATTGCAAGAGTTCCCCAGGCAGGGGGGTTGAATTTATCATGGAAATTCCCGTCCCTTCCCGGGAGAACAACCCCGGCGGGGAGTAA
- a CDS encoding response regulator, with amino-acid sequence MKVKTTIRILTIDDEAFIRTSIRNYLEDCEFEVIEAENGRIGIDKFEREKPDLVLLDLRMPEMDGLQLLEILKRLSPDTPLIVISGTGNISAVVEALHLGAWDYILKPIQDMSVLLHSVTKCLKESQLKRENKAYQEHLERLVRDRTQSLAASEQLYRAVFECTGAATAILEKDMTLSMVNTGFEQLSGLKRHEIIDKKKWLDFVAPPDLKRMMTYHENRRTVDMAESVPEQYEFLFLTANKEECSVLVHVGMIQGTDRSIASLLDITKRKEVEQRGKSLENQLRKAQKMEAIGTLSGGIAHDLNNILSPVLGYADMLMNDAKPGGITFARSEKIHRAALRAADLVNQILTFTRRKEEKKRPVKIHPIAMEVLRLLKGSIPSTIQIIDRIDRKCGRIEADLTQIHQVIMNLCTNAYHAMEDAGGELVVALFEKTLGEKEAMAHQGLTPGRFLCLEVSDTGCGIPESFLERIFEPYYTTKEEGKGTGLGLATVYGIVKSYHGEVLVRSVPGKGSCFTILFPMVEVAAKNEPFERNHPFDAQGKGLGILVVDDDRNIADMYKEGFEALGYDVTVYYSGMEALEFFRNNSEKIDFAITDQTMPHMTGVDLSRGMLCVKPDLPVILCSGYPGEVNEEKATDAGIRRFVMKPVTVGELSRMIQDVLKGEGHG; translated from the coding sequence TTGAAAGTTAAAACCACCATCAGGATTTTGACCATTGATGATGAAGCCTTTATCCGGACCAGTATTCGCAACTACCTGGAAGATTGCGAATTTGAAGTGATCGAGGCTGAAAATGGACGGATCGGTATCGACAAGTTTGAACGGGAAAAACCGGATCTTGTTCTGCTTGATCTTCGCATGCCTGAGATGGACGGTCTCCAGCTGCTGGAGATTCTCAAACGCCTGTCGCCTGATACCCCCCTTATCGTTATTTCCGGCACGGGAAACATTTCTGCTGTGGTCGAGGCGCTTCATCTGGGGGCCTGGGACTATATTCTCAAGCCGATCCAGGATATGAGTGTTCTTTTACATTCCGTGACAAAATGTCTTAAAGAGAGCCAGCTTAAACGGGAAAACAAGGCATACCAGGAGCACCTTGAAAGACTTGTAAGGGATCGGACCCAGAGTCTGGCAGCAAGTGAACAGCTGTACAGGGCAGTGTTTGAATGCACAGGGGCGGCCACGGCCATTCTGGAAAAGGACATGACCCTTTCCATGGTGAACACAGGATTTGAACAGCTGTCCGGGTTGAAGCGCCATGAGATCATCGACAAAAAAAAGTGGTTGGATTTTGTTGCTCCTCCTGATCTTAAAAGGATGATGACCTACCATGAAAATAGAAGAACCGTGGATATGGCAGAGTCTGTTCCTGAGCAGTATGAATTTTTGTTCCTGACGGCCAATAAAGAGGAGTGTTCGGTCCTGGTCCATGTGGGGATGATCCAGGGAACCGATCGATCCATTGCCTCTTTGCTTGACATCACCAAGAGAAAAGAGGTGGAACAAAGGGGGAAGAGCCTTGAAAACCAGCTCAGAAAAGCCCAGAAAATGGAGGCCATTGGAACCCTTTCCGGAGGAATTGCCCACGATTTGAACAATATCTTGAGCCCTGTTCTCGGGTATGCCGATATGCTCATGAATGATGCAAAACCGGGGGGGATCACCTTTGCCAGAAGTGAGAAAATTCATCGAGCAGCCCTGCGGGCAGCTGATCTGGTGAACCAGATTCTGACGTTTACCCGCAGAAAAGAAGAAAAAAAACGCCCTGTAAAGATTCATCCCATTGCCATGGAGGTGCTGCGTCTGCTTAAAGGGTCCATTCCCTCGACTATTCAGATCATTGACCGGATTGACAGAAAATGTGGCCGAATTGAGGCTGACCTGACCCAGATCCACCAGGTCATCATGAACCTTTGCACCAATGCTTACCACGCCATGGAGGATGCTGGCGGAGAGCTTGTGGTGGCTCTCTTTGAAAAGACACTTGGGGAAAAGGAGGCCATGGCCCACCAGGGACTCACGCCGGGACGGTTTCTCTGCCTGGAGGTATCGGATACGGGATGTGGTATTCCTGAATCGTTTCTGGAGAGAATCTTTGAGCCCTACTATACCACCAAGGAAGAGGGCAAGGGTACTGGCCTGGGCCTGGCAACGGTTTATGGGATTGTCAAGAGCTACCATGGTGAGGTTCTTGTCAGGAGTGTTCCTGGAAAAGGGTCATGTTTTACCATCCTCTTTCCCATGGTTGAGGTTGCGGCAAAGAACGAGCCCTTTGAGAGAAACCATCCATTTGATGCCCAGGGAAAGGGCTTGGGGATACTGGTTGTGGATGATGACAGGAATATTGCGGATATGTACAAGGAGGGGTTTGAGGCGCTGGGGTATGATGTCACCGTGTATTATTCGGGTATGGAGGCCCTTGAATTTTTTAGGAACAATTCTGAAAAAATTGATTTTGCGATCACAGATCAGACCATGCCCCACATGACAGGCGTTGATCTGAGCCGCGGCATGCTTTGTGTAAAACCTGACTTGCCTGTTATTCTTTGCAGCGGTTATCCCGGGGAGGTTAACGAAGAAAAAGCCACTGATGCTGGAATCCGGCGGTTTGTAATGAAACCGGTTACGGTGGGGGAACTCTCAAGAATGATTCAGGATGTATTAAAAGGAGAGGGGCATGGGTGA
- a CDS encoding SoxR reducing system RseC family protein encodes MVTKEGLVTSISATTAWVETVRSKSCESCDACDSCESQDTSMGMIVQVNNTINAKKGDRVVIGFKTAPLLKMSFMLYVFPIILLIAGAATGETLAPRFEMDPSMTSVLAGIFSFALAFVIIRKTGDRVSKNREFKPFLVRIDRTRTIETPQ; translated from the coding sequence ATGGTTACAAAAGAAGGTCTTGTCACGAGCATCAGCGCAACAACGGCATGGGTTGAGACGGTAAGATCCAAATCCTGTGAGTCATGCGACGCATGCGACTCCTGCGAGTCACAGGACACAAGCATGGGAATGATCGTCCAGGTAAACAATACCATAAATGCAAAAAAAGGAGATCGGGTTGTGATCGGATTTAAAACAGCCCCCCTGCTTAAAATGAGCTTCATGCTCTACGTCTTCCCCATCATCCTCCTGATTGCAGGCGCAGCAACCGGCGAGACCCTTGCCCCCCGATTTGAAATGGATCCTTCCATGACCTCGGTCCTTGCAGGTATTTTCTCTTTTGCCCTGGCCTTTGTAATCATACGAAAGACCGGCGACCGAGTTTCTAAAAACCGCGAGTTCAAACCCTTCCTTGTTAGAATCGATCGAACACGAACGATTGAAACCCCTCAGTAA
- a CDS encoding cytochrome c3 family protein has product MTSKKDLKIALLLAGILLITGIICYASFPPPAPEEPVRLMFHNAAGKVLFGHGTHIADYDLSCVDCHHNIEDDEVYNCSECHEATGDEDMPGRTDAFHTQCKGCHEDAGTGPVECNSCHAI; this is encoded by the coding sequence ATGACCTCGAAGAAAGACCTAAAAATCGCTCTACTCCTGGCAGGCATACTCCTTATCACTGGGATCATCTGTTATGCCTCTTTCCCACCACCAGCACCGGAAGAACCCGTCAGACTCATGTTTCACAATGCAGCTGGAAAGGTTCTGTTTGGCCATGGAACACACATTGCCGACTATGACCTTTCATGCGTGGATTGTCACCACAACATTGAGGACGACGAGGTCTACAACTGCAGCGAATGCCATGAAGCAACCGGCGATGAAGATATGCCGGGCAGGACAGACGCCTTCCACACCCAATGTAAGGGGTGCCATGAAGATGCAGGAACAGGCCCAGTAGAGTGCAACTCATGCCATGCAATATAG
- a CDS encoding 4Fe-4S dicluster domain-containing protein, with product MTKRSFIGLTGPKLLCDRIEPDPKEPESIPIPKRLVLLIHEPLDSTRETKIKKGDTVKQGERLFLYVESAEYAVAPDSGTITAIASYTGDFGAVATYLILERDGRSLKTDEFAKVAETPELATADKFLRHLPGAPPLARLLDTDHKIKTLVIEGTDSDLASTTRQYLLTTAKDDILQGIALIRQMTGIEDIAITIPEENKASLLFDGTRTLLISSQYTKALPKIIMKELLGVIPVPGMSCHEQGVVFMGVEAVVSMARAYALKEPVYEKVLTVIGKDGIRHRVKAVIGTPIHRIFKQFNIVCNDRDRIIIGGPMQGVAAYTLYHPVQPDTDTIIVQDCGEIPHVSDYPCINCGKCIRVCPANIPVNLLVRYLEASMYEEAADNFDLKSCIECGMCSYVCTSRIPLFQYIRLGKHELLKLETEETHA from the coding sequence ATGACAAAGAGATCATTTATCGGATTAACTGGCCCCAAGCTCTTGTGTGATCGGATCGAACCCGATCCCAAGGAACCCGAATCAATTCCCATTCCCAAAAGACTTGTTCTGCTGATCCACGAGCCTTTAGACAGCACACGGGAAACAAAGATCAAAAAAGGAGATACGGTCAAACAGGGGGAAAGGCTCTTTCTTTATGTGGAAAGTGCTGAGTACGCCGTCGCCCCTGACTCGGGCACCATAACCGCCATTGCCTCGTACACGGGTGACTTTGGTGCTGTGGCCACCTACCTGATCCTTGAAAGGGATGGCAGGAGCCTTAAAACCGACGAATTCGCCAAGGTCGCAGAGACACCCGAACTTGCGACTGCCGACAAATTCCTCAGACACCTGCCCGGCGCCCCTCCCCTTGCTCGGCTGCTTGACACAGACCACAAAATTAAAACCCTGGTAATTGAAGGGACAGACTCTGACCTTGCCTCTACAACCCGGCAATACCTGCTGACAACAGCCAAAGATGATATCCTGCAGGGAATCGCTCTTATCAGACAGATGACCGGCATTGAAGACATTGCCATCACAATTCCCGAAGAGAACAAGGCGTCGCTTCTTTTTGATGGAACCAGAACATTACTGATTTCATCCCAGTACACAAAAGCCCTTCCAAAAATCATCATGAAAGAACTTTTGGGCGTAATACCGGTGCCGGGAATGTCCTGCCACGAGCAGGGGGTGGTATTCATGGGCGTTGAAGCCGTCGTTTCCATGGCACGAGCCTATGCCCTGAAAGAACCGGTTTACGAAAAAGTCCTTACCGTCATTGGCAAGGATGGTATAAGACACAGGGTCAAGGCGGTCATTGGCACCCCGATTCATAGAATTTTCAAACAGTTTAACATCGTTTGCAACGATCGTGATCGAATTATCATCGGCGGTCCCATGCAGGGAGTTGCCGCCTATACCCTCTACCATCCAGTTCAGCCTGACACAGACACAATTATTGTCCAGGATTGCGGTGAAATTCCCCATGTCTCGGACTATCCGTGCATCAACTGCGGAAAATGTATCAGGGTATGCCCGGCAAACATTCCGGTCAACCTCCTGGTTCGATACCTGGAGGCAAGCATGTATGAGGAGGCTGCCGACAACTTTGATCTTAAATCATGCATTGAATGTGGTATGTGCAGCTATGTCTGCACCTCAAGAATACCCCTGTTTCAATACATTCGACTTGGAAAGCACGAGCTGCTAAAACTGGAAACGGAGGAGACCCATGCATAA
- a CDS encoding RnfABCDGE type electron transport complex subunit D, with amino-acid sequence MHKQNKYTVSHAPFWHDGDTIATMNVNIILAALPAAIFGVLTFGAPALGVLALATSTAMLWELAFNFISKRAITIADLDAAVIGLFVGMMLPATTPWWMVLTGTFFAVVVGKQIYGGIGANPFNPAVIGIAVLLVAWKGFFDFDAALLNYEFTFKALAPLGALKHQGVAAVGLFPLKDLVMGNQVGAIGTIFGIGIILGGVYLILRGYIRWEISLAYIAGIFLTALIFNLANSDLYAPPLFHLFTGYTLFAAFFLATENSSSPVNLIPMIIYGIMGGVMTILIRNIGSYPDGTVFAILLINLINPLIDRIRPKALGKVVKNA; translated from the coding sequence ATGCATAAGCAGAACAAATACACCGTATCCCACGCTCCTTTCTGGCATGATGGTGACACCATCGCAACCATGAACGTGAACATTATCCTGGCGGCCCTGCCGGCCGCTATATTCGGCGTTCTCACATTTGGCGCTCCAGCCCTGGGGGTTCTGGCCCTGGCCACTTCAACCGCCATGCTCTGGGAGCTTGCCTTTAATTTCATCTCCAAGCGGGCCATCACCATTGCGGACCTGGATGCCGCGGTCATCGGCCTGTTCGTCGGGATGATGCTTCCGGCCACCACACCCTGGTGGATGGTGCTGACGGGAACCTTTTTCGCTGTTGTGGTCGGCAAACAGATTTACGGCGGCATCGGTGCAAACCCCTTTAACCCAGCGGTTATCGGCATTGCCGTGCTGCTGGTTGCCTGGAAGGGATTCTTTGATTTCGACGCAGCCCTCTTAAACTATGAATTCACATTCAAGGCCCTTGCTCCTTTAGGGGCACTAAAACACCAGGGCGTTGCAGCGGTCGGTCTTTTTCCCTTAAAAGACCTTGTCATGGGTAACCAGGTGGGGGCAATCGGAACCATCTTCGGCATCGGGATTATTCTTGGCGGTGTCTACCTCATCCTCAGGGGATATATCCGATGGGAGATCAGTCTTGCCTATATCGCCGGCATCTTTTTAACGGCCCTGATCTTCAACCTTGCCAATTCAGATCTTTATGCCCCTCCCCTTTTCCACCTCTTCACAGGCTATACCCTTTTTGCTGCTTTTTTCCTTGCAACGGAAAACTCATCCTCGCCTGTGAACCTTATACCCATGATCATCTACGGCATCATGGGTGGCGTCATGACAATCCTTATCAGAAACATCGGGTCCTACCCGGATGGCACTGTTTTTGCGATTCTTTTGATTAACCTAATAAACCCACTCATCGACAGAATCAGACCAAAAGCTTTGGGAAAGGTTGTGAAAAATGCGTGA